One Oncorhynchus keta strain PuntledgeMale-10-30-2019 chromosome 34, Oket_V2, whole genome shotgun sequence genomic window, ggatgaatactttcgcaagccactgtagctTAGGTACTCGTCTGTTTAGTTAATAATCCACTCCTTAATGTGTCATTGTGAAACATCTTTGGCacacaaggagtggaatgttagctaaacagtcTGGTATCCAGGCTATGTGTATGAACATTTTGGGGAAATGTATCCCCTCGTGGCCCCTGGCTATTGCTGACAATTTTGCTTTAGCTCAGTTGTTCTCTTCTGGTGTAACTAGTTTAAGTGTTTGTGAGGCAGGTtgtgtcttttcctctctctgtacttccTACAGTTTATCACTGTATTCGCGAGTGGACAGATTTTGACGGGAGTGGACCCTCTCTCTTCACATATTCCTCTCTGGCATGAGTCTCACCACAGAGCTACTGAACACATTCCAGCACAGGAACCTCCGTTCCCAAGGCGAGATCGTGATCAAAACACAGCACATCTCACTAGGATTATGGGAGATTCAGTCCTCACAAGCTCACAACCTCTCacacagctgatgctctcatctTGGTCCCTGGGTGCCTTGTCGTTGTCTGAGTTTGATTTGGTCCTCCACCACTGTGGGCCCCATTCCTGAGGGACCCCATTTCCTCCAGGGGCAGGTGGGTGGAGTTGTAGGCCAGTGGAGGGATGGTATTAACCAACATGAGCTGCAGAGGCTTCCTCTCCGGGCTGTACTGGCAGCATACGTAGCGGGAGAAGGCTGCACGGTACGTTTTGTTGAACAGAGTGTATACCAGAGGgttgacggctgaggagaggtaTCCCACCCACACGAACACGTTCAGCAGCCCCCCCATCACCCACGGGtcacagttcatggggttgcacACCACTGCCAGCACATTGGTGATGAAGAAGGGACACCACATGACCACGAACGAGAAGAAGACCACACCCAGGACCTTGGTGGCCTTCTGCTCATTGCTGATTGACTGCATGGTACGACGCCCGTACCGCGGGTCCACCCCAGCCCCGCcaacccctcctcccacccctctcGTGTCGCGGCTGAGCGAACGCCTGAAGAAGAGCTTCTCTGAGGAGAGCGAGGACTGTGGGAAAAATCCCAGGGTCAGGGTGGCACTCCACTTGGGCCTGGGCACGAGCTGGTCCAGGCAGAGTGTAGCCTCATTCTGCAGGGCGCTGATGGTGAGGAAGTAGGTGACCACCATGATGGTGAGGGGGACGAAGAAGGCCACGAAGGAGCCTACCAGGACGAAACTGTCATCTGTCAGCAGGCAGCTGCCATCTTTAAATACCTTTGTGTGGTCCCGCAGGCCTAGGACAGGGATGGGCATGGAGATacctacagagagacacagagagaagttATTTTGGTGTgaggtttgtgtgtttgtgtgtgttccatTTCTTGAGATTTCAAAGTAATTTTCTACAGCTCGTCTCTGCCTAAACCAGAGCACTGTGGCGCTTCAAGATTGTACCAGTAATATCAAAATGTAAAGAAAGTCAACAATCATAGTCAACCTGTTGCTCATTCCAACCGTAAATCAAGCCACCAGGGCAGGATCGTCTTGCATTATTAATGTAATAGCCCTCATATCGCCACTGTCTGCCCACCAGGACATATAAGCCCTGCAATTTCCCCTCACAGATTCAGTCAGCACTATTATCCTTAGCGTCCAATAACTGGatttgggagagagagggacagatacaTCTGGAGCCATTCACTATGGCTTTCATCCCCACAGCAACACCGTTTGATGCAGAGAGCCTAATGCCCTCAGGGAGGAGGTGCAACTGGCCTGACACTGATTTACATTTTGGGGTTCAGAGCAGGAAAATAGACATGGAATTAAGATCCCATCACTTTAGGCACGGGTAACATATTCAATGATTTATAACCTCCCATTTgcaagtatactgaacaaaaatataaacacaacatgccaccgtttcaaagattttactgagttacagttcatatgaggaaatcagtcaattgaaagtTAATTAACATTCCACTCCTGGACATGTCATTGTGAAACTTCTTTGGCCCAGTTAATTCCTTCGCATCCTGATCCGAAAGAAATGAAATAGTCCCTTGTTTTATTTCACGTTCATGACTTTGCTTGGAAGTAGGATGAGTACTTCCTGTTTCTAGCTTCATTATTGTATATTCTATTcctcttgtgttactatttttaaTATTTATGTATATAAATATTAAAAACTCTGCATCGTTAggaagggctcgtaagcaagcatttcagaGTAAAGTCTACCACCGTCGTATTTGGCacatgtaacaaatacaattttatttgattttctgACAAGGCCACAGTCAGCATTTTATTGTCATATTTAGGAGGCCAAAAATCCATCAAAATGCTTGTATACCCAGAATTCAGAAATAATCAAAAGATATGTTTTGTCTGCGTTTCTCTTCACCCTGATGATCTCCTCCCACTTGGCACACACTGGttaaatcaatgttgtttccacgtaatttcaatgaaattacttGGAACCAACAAGAATAGATGTTGAAGTgatgtctgtgtccagtgggcCCCCTCtaaaaatatacagtgcatttggaaatatattcagaccccttccccttttccacattttgttatgttgaagccttattctaaactggattcaattgtttttttcccttcatcaatctacacacaataccccatattgacaaatcAGAAACAGTTTTTTGCAAATGTGTTAGAAATAACTATTCagaactattcagaccctttactcagtactttgttgaagcacctttggcagtgattactgtcacgacttcagccgaagtcggttcctctccttgttcgggcggcactCAGCGGTCGGCGTcgctgatccacttttcattttccatttgttttgtctttgtttctaCACACCTGTTTTTCATTCCCCTAATTATTGttcatgtatttaaccctctgtttcccccatggtgttgtgcgggattgttttatgTCATGTTCGGTATGTTGGTGACTGGTTATTTCGACGGGTGCTGTTTCTTGCCCGTGCGTAAAGGTTGATGTtcgtgtgttttgtgtttgggcAAGTCTATTGTTTTACCTTGCGCCATTCATTATTCTGAGTAAAGTTACATTGCTCCCaattctctgctctcctgtgcctgactGCATACACCAGTTACACCCACCATTCTGacaattacagcctagagtcttcttgggtatgatgcaaaaagcttggcacacttggggagtttctcccattcttctctgcagatcctctcaagttatgacaggttggttggggagcgtcgctgcacagctattttcaggtctctccagagatgttcgattgggttcaagttcaggctctggctggccactcaaactccaagtgggctgtcatgtgccttttactgaggagtggcttacatctggcactctaccataaaggtctgattggtggagtgctgcagagatggttgtccttctgaaagactgtcagagtgaccatcgggttcttggtcacctccctgaccaaggcccttctcccccgattgctcagtttggccagatggccagttctaggaagtgtcttggaggttccaaacttattctatctaagaatgatggaggccactgtgttgttggagaccttcaatgctgcagaaatgttttgctaccctttcccagatctgtgcctcgacacaatcctgtcttggagctctacagacaattcctttgagtaatggcttggtttttgctctgacatgcattgtcaactgtgggaccttatataaacaggtgtgtgcctttccaaatcatgtctaatctattgaatttaccacaagtggactccaatgaagttgtagaaatatctccaGGATGATACATTTGCGAAAgattctaaaaacctatttttgctttgggcttattatgggctattgtgtgtagattgatgaggaaaaaaacatatttaatccattttagaataaggcggtaacgtaactaaatgtggaaaaagggaaggggtctgaatactttccgaatgcactattcAGAAGGGGATTGAGACTAAAAGGAGAAAGAAAGGTGGAGTTTTTCTTCGAGTTGATCTTTTCTTAACTAAGTATGGACTGTAAATCAATTATTTTGGTCTGGCTTTGTTGAAATCCAGGGCATGTTAAAAAGATGAACCAAGACAAACTTGAAAAAGCAATCGCATCAAGAGACGTCTTCTTGTGTGGGTTGGGATGTGGAAGCAGTTGACATATAGTCAAGAAAATCTTCTGCTATCCAGATTGCCATGGAACCCTGAATCAATCATATGACTCAAGTCCAACATTTCATCATGTAATCCTTTGTTTATATTCCTTCTCCTCTGTTGCTATCCACCCCCATCATGTGGCTTTACTCCATTCCTCCCTAGTATTACAGGTTGTTTGGACTAGCTTCCCGTTGCCCTGGGTCTTCAGTGGTTTCTGTAGAACAGTGCAGCAGCACACCCGGCACAGCAGTTGGAGACAGACCAAAGAACACATACCTGATCCAGACATCTCAACCATCTCTGCCATGTTTCCACACTAACAAGTCCACACCATAACCACAGACACAAAGAGCTCCGGGTTGGAGACCACACTAGACACAAAACATGAGCTTAACCCCAGGAAGAGGAAATGTTAAACTGACCTTAGGTCAGTATCTCTGCTCTGTGAGAGCAATTTACTACTACTCCAATAAACACAGCTCAGCTAATTATTTCTCCATATTTGCAAAAAATCTTTCAGTGGCAGTTACATTATCATGGAACTGCTGATGCCAATACGTACATTTTTACGGCTTTGGTTATTGCGTGTTTCTTTGTTTGAGGAAACTATAGCTCAGTGTGTCTGAAGGGAGAAAAATAGCCCCGGGGTATGCTTTCAGTCTCTATCTGTCAGAACAACATTGAGGCACCATACATGACAGAGATACAGGAAGCTGTAGGGACCTCCTTAATGATTCAACAGGAAAGAAAAGAACTGCTGGTTTCAAACACCAAATAGTACAATTTTTTAATTGAGCTTGGCAGTCTTACAAAAGTTATCTTGTTTAATATGAAAAATTAATAAAGTCCTGGTCATGGCAAAGGAACATTCCTTGGTCATGGCAGGGTGAGgtgggtgtgcgtgtgtacaggatgaggtgtgtgttctgtgtatgtgtggggttTTGTAAGGTCTTCAGGGATGTCTCTCTGTGGTAGCATTTTTGTGCAATAGGCTGGGCAGTAGCAGCACTGTTCCAGGGTTTGTTTAACAGCATACATCATCTCAGTTCTGTGTAACATCAGCTACActtcagcttctctctctctctgccatgtgCAGATAcacgagaggagagggagatgagacctaACATGTAGATAAGCAGCAGTGACATACATAATCTTATTTAATTTGCAGGCGGCAGTGTATCATATTCTAAAGCTCCGCTTGGGACCAGGAACCTGTGGAATGGTGAGTCATATCGGTAGTTAATTTCTCCCAAcaatgtgtgttgtctctctctgcttccctggtTCTATGTGACAttgtccctccctgcctgcctgggtCTCTACACAGCATGACTGAATCATTAGTGGTGGTATTGAACCATTGGAAAGGAGCCACACaagtcattgactacagctcagcgttcaacaccatagtgccctccaagcgcatcattaagctaaggaccctggaactgaccacctccctctgcaactggatcctggacttcctgactagACACCCGCATGTGGTgaggttaggcaacaacacatcccccacgctgaccctcaaaacaggggcccctcaagggtgtgtgcttagtcccctcttgtactccctgttcatccacagGGAGGAagccagaaatctggcagtgtggtgccaggacaacaacctctccctcagcaAAGGAGCTGACCGTGGACAACAGGAAACAGAGCGCCGAGCACTCATATCAACGGGTGAAGTTTAGTGTGTGTtctacatcactaaggatctatcatgttccaaacacaccaatagccatgaagagggcatgacaatgcctcttACCCCTCAGcaggctgaaaatatttggtatgggccctcagatcctcaaaagctcTACACCTGCACCCTTGAGAGCATATTGCCTGGCTGCaacaccacttggtatggcaaatgcttgGCATCTAACCGCAAGGCTCTACATAGACTAGTGACTAtggcccagaacatcactgggaccgagctacctgccatccaggacctctatacctctaaaaatggtcagactctagccacccaagtcatagactgctctctctgctactgcacggcaagtgaTACCGATGCACCAAGTAAATAAATCAACATTTGCTTATCTAGTTACAtaaaagttgcatggactcactctgtgtgcaataatagtgtttaacatgatttttgaatgactaccttatctctgtaccccacacatacaattatctgtaaggtccctcagtcgaccAGGGAGACTTTCCAATGCCCCGCaatgaagggcacctattggtagataggtaaaaaaaaacattgaatatccctgttgagcatggtgaagttattatttacatttttggatggtgtatcaatacacccagtcactacaaagatacagtcgTTCTTCCTGACTCAGTtgccgctcagggatttcaccatgaggtcaacggtgactttaaaaccgttacatagtttaatggctgtgataggagaaaacctaggatggatcaacagcattgtagttaTTCTACAATACTAATGCTAATACTAGTGAAAATAacgaagcctgtacagaataaattATTCCAAAGCAGGCATTCTGTTtgaaacaaggcactaaagtcatTCTGGAAAAAAATTGTCAAAGCAATTAGCTTTTTGCCCTCATTACAaattggggcaaatccaatacaacatattactaagtaccactcttcctattttcaagcatagtggtggctgcatcatgttatgagtatgcttgtaatcatgaaggactggggagttttcagGATAAAACATTTATGGAATGGAGATTATGCAAGGAGAGAAAAAAGTTTTCATGGGCACACACATCTAAAATAATGTATTCGATTACAAATACGAATGCTTAAAACCTAAATCAATACTGACATTAACATGGTCCTTCAATAATTATGAATAATACTTGTTGGATGTGCATTTGTTGCTGAGCTGTTTAATTACACTGTGGTGCTTCACCACACATTATAATCTGATCCAGGAAGGAATTTTTGGGATTTGATAGTCAAATGACAACAGCTGTTGTGCTAGTGCATGCGATGCAACTACACTGGAAAAAACATGTTTTGCGAGGAATGTCCAGAATATGTTGTATCATTCGTTACACCACTGAAACCTGGATACACATGGATCTAATATCCCAAGCAAATAGAAGTTCATCATCTGTTGTAGTCTGCTTGATTTCAGTAGCGGTGCATGGGTAACAAAAAAAATCCATGACAACCTACActgtatgtgttgtgataattgcattgtttgctgttaATTCATATGCCTTGTGACCGTGATAGGCCTAAAGGCCGAAACAATAAGAAGACAGTAgtagaataaattcaaccacacctttgttttaaGACAAAACCAGATAGCAACCTCTGTCCGTTAAAGTCCATGACGCATATTGCATTTAAcagacagttacatgacctacagcattgTTAAGCAAGTAcaattgaagttggaagtttacatacaccttagccaaatacatttaaattcagtttttcacaatttctgacatttaatcctagtaaaaatcccctgtcttaggtcagttaggatcaccactttattttgtgaaatgtcagaataatagtggagagaattatttatttcagcttttatttcttttatcatattcccagtgggttagaagttaacatacactcaattagtatttggtagcattgcctttaaattgtttaacttgggtcaaacgtttcgggtagccttccacaagctttccccaaaaagttgggtgaattttggaccattcctcctgacagagctggtgtaattaagtcaggtttgtaggcctccttgctcgcacactcttttacagttctgcccacaaatgttctataagattgaggtcagggctttgtgatggccactccaataccttgactttgttgtccttaagccattttgccacaactgtggtag contains:
- the LOC118366843 gene encoding 5-hydroxytryptamine receptor 2A-like — translated: MATDIMNLHGNVSELISSAVRAITLPSFDPDPDPWPNGPERLLGNESRNFSNGCNGNDGGNVHDFPPGNWTHSGKVYSDEARILASSQCVKGMKAVDKNWAALLILAVIAVTVTGNILVIIAVSLEKKLQNATNYFLMSLAVADMLLGILVMPISMVTILYDHWWPLPSDLCPIWIYLDVLFSTASIMHLCAISLDRYIAIRNPLHHSRFNSRTKARLKIMAVWTISVGISMPIPVLGLRDHTKVFKDGSCLLTDDSFVLVGSFVAFFVPLTIMVVTYFLTISALQNEATLCLDQLVPRPKWSATLTLGFFPQSSLSSEKLFFRRSLSRDTRGVGGGVGGAGVDPRYGRRTMQSISNEQKATKVLGVVFFSFVVMWCPFFITNVLAVVCNPMNCDPWVMGGLLNVFVWVGYLSSAVNPLVYTLFNKTYRAAFSRYVCCQYSPERKPLQLMLVNTIPPLAYNSTHLPLEEMGSLRNGAHSGGGPNQTQTTTRHPGTKMRASAV